TTGATATGAGTCCGGCTGCTATTACACTCCGGCTGAGACAGGTCATTCAACTGAGGCGCGCTTGCTTGACGCTGGCAAAGTCGAGCACGGGCCTGAGAATTCGACGGAGATATGCAGCCAACAAATCGGTCCAGCGGACCTCGCTTGCGCTCGGTAACCGACCTCCACGTTAGCGACCCACGCCCCGCTGGGGCGGTTTATCAAGGAGTAACTTTTTTGAAGTTACTCAGAAGGCCTGTGGAACTATAAACTTAAAGAAATCCCAAAAATAGATCTGTCCCAATACTGTACAATACTGTCCCATACTGTATACTGTCGCCGGCTTTTGAGTATCTGATTAGAGGACTTAACCATGTGAGCAACAAAATGTAACATAAAACAACACCGGTATTTGAAAAGAAAGGAGAGAAAAGCGATGAAAGATTTAGAAAATATAATTTTGGAGAAGAAGGCGGGTATAGCGAAACTAATATTAAACCGCCCGGATGCGATGAACGCTTTGGATGAGAAGACATACGAAGAACTATGGATAGCAACTGAGGATGTTCGCACTGACAATGATGTGCGAGTGGTGATAATAACGGGAGCAGGAAGGGCTTTCTGCACAGGTTTAGACCTCAAGTATGGGGGGAAAATTTTAGGGATGAACCAAACGGAGCTAAGAGCAATTATGAGTAAGATACAGGAGACTTTTATGTTGGAGAGGATAGAGAAACCAGTGGTAGCAGCAGTGAATGGTTATGCCTTAGGGAACGGCTGTGACCTCGCTTTAGCTTGTGATTTTAGAATAGCGGGAGAAGAAGCGAGATTTGGAATGACCTACACTAAGCTTGGACTCATCCCTGACGTTGGTGGGACATATCGCTTGGCAAGGTTGGTAGGGGTTTCTAAGGCAAAGGAATTGATATTTACAGGTGATATGATAGATGCGAGGGAGGCGGAGAAGATAGGACTGGTGGATAAGGTTGTAGCGGCAGGAGAGTTAGAATCAGCAATGATGGAATTTGCGAAGAAGTTAGCAAAGTGTGCACCAATAGCGATTGGGATTGCCAAAAAGGCGATAAACAAAGCTCTTGATACTAATCTAAGAGAAGCATTAGAAAACGAGCTGCAAGGGCAGATTTTATGTTTCCAGACGGAAGATGTAAAAGAGGGAGTAAAGGCGAGGATAGAGAAAAGAGAACCTATGTTCAAAGGTAAGTGATATCCATTTCAAGTCCTACTATTGGATATTCAAGCCCAAAGAACATATTACCGCGTCACTCGCCGTCCTCCTGCCGCTGAGGACGGTGGGGATTATGGGGGATCAGAGAACTTATGAGCATGTCGTGGCTATACGCGCCGTAACGAGTGACGATGCCATGACGGCGGACTGGGCCAGGCTGCCCTATGACCTTCTCGGCAGGATCTCTAACCGCATCATCAATGAGGTGAGGGGGGGTGAACCGGGTCGTCTACGACATCAGCTCAAAACCACCCAGTACGATTGAGTGGGAGTAAAGGGGGATTAAGTTCGCCCCTTTGCACGTTCTGGAGGTTACCATGCTTGAGATTGATATTCCCGGTTTTGGGCCTGTCGTCCTGGAGCACCTGGTTTCAGATTTTACAGGCACCCTGTCGGTCGGCGGAAGACTTTTACCGGCGGTAAAGGAACACCTCAACAGGATAGCAGAATTTCTAAAGGTGCACATACTGACTGCTGATACCTTTGGTATGGCCCGAGCAGAACTAAAAGAGGTAAATTGCATCATCCGGATACTTTCCGGTGATGACCATGATATTCAGAAAGAGGAATATATCGGAAGGCTCGGTACGGAACATGTTGTCACCTTTGGCAACGGGAAAAATGACAGGAGGATGCTGAAGGCGGCAAGGATCGGTATAGCTGTTTCCGAGGGTGAAGGCTGTGCGGTGGATGCACTGATGGCATCAGATATTCATGTAAGAAGTGCCCTCGATGGGCTCAACCTTCTGCTTAATCCGAAGAGATGTAAAGCAACCCTGAGATTTTAATATAACAGATGAGGACCAATTGTGAGGGGCGAGAGAAAAAGGAGAGAAAATTTTCCGTTTCCCTCACAAAGTAATCGAGGGGTACGAGGGGTACAAGGGGTACAAGGAGCACGAAAGGCAATTCTGATCCCTGATCCCTGATCCCTGAGTAAAGAAAAATCTGTCAAGAGTAAAGAAAAATCTTGACTAATGGCAAAATATCGTCATATAATTTAAGATAGTGGAATTACTGGAAAAATGGAGGAACACCGGATGAAATTGCCTGCGATTACCAGTTCCCTTGAATTATATATTGCGGAGATCAACCGCTTTACCATCCTGAAGGCAGATGAGGAGTTCCAACTGGCTGTCAGGTTCAGGAAATATAATGATATGGAGGCCGCCGAGAAACTGGTTGTCTCAAACTTAAGATTTGTGGTCAAGATTGCCCATGAATATAGGAATTACGGAGTCAAGCTTGCCGATCTGATCCAAGAGGGGAATATCGGTCTCATGCGCGGGGTGAAGAAATTCGATCCCTATAAGGGATACAGACTCCTCTCCTATGCGGTCTGGTGGATAAGGGCATATATCCAGAATTTCATCATCAGGTCATGGAGCCTCGTTAAGATCGGAACCACGCAGACCCAGAGGAAGTTATTCTTCAAACTGGGTGAGGCAAAGAAAAAACTCGAAGCTCTTTCCCAGAAATTGCCCGAATTCAGAGAAATTGCAGAATCTCTGGGAGTTAAAGAGGACGAAGTCAAGGAAATGGACCTTCGCCTGACTCACCGAGACCTTTCACTGGATGCCCCCATAGATAGTGAAGATGAATCAAGGACGATTATTGGTTGTTTACCCTACGGAGGCGAAGATCAGGAAACGATGCTGATCAAAAAGGAGCATGGGGATCTGGTCAAGAGGAACATCGCCGGGGCGCTGGCAAAGCTCAATGAGAGAGAGGGTTATATCATCAGAAATCGAGTTATGGCGGACAATCCAGAGACCCTCCAGGAAATCGGTAATCGTTACAATATCACGAGGGAACGGGCAAGGCAGATTGAAAAGCAAGCACTTAAAAAGCTGCGTCTTGCCATCCCGCATCTGGGAGGGGAACCGGAATTGCTGGAAGCTTAGGAAGTCTCACCGGAAAGGGCAAGGTTTTCAAAGCGGGTGTATTTTTCGAGAAAGGCCAGCTTTACCACACCTGTCGGACCATTTCTCTGTTTTCCGATGATAATCTCCGCCATACCCTTTTCCGGATTATCCTCTGATCTATTGTAGACCTCATCCCTGTAAATGAAGGCAATCAGGTCTGCATCCTGTTCAATAGCTCCCGATTCCCTCAAGTCAGCCATCTGCGGTCGTCTGTTAGGACGATCCTCTACTCTTCTGTTAAGCTGTGAAATGGCTACCACCGGGACATTCAATTCCTTCGCCAGGGCCTTCAGAGAACGGCTGATCTCCGATATTTCCTGTTCCCTCGAATCTTTGTTTGTTCCACTTCTCATCAACTGGAGGTAATCGAGGATAATCAAACCAAGGCCAGCCTCGGCCGTTAGTCTTCTTGCCTTTGCCTTCATCTCAAGAACCATCATAGCCGGTGTATCATCAATAAATACGGGAGCCTCGGAGAGCCTACCGGCGGCAGTAGTCAATTTGGGCCAATCTGTCTCTCCGAGGAATCCTCTCCTGATCCGCAGAGAGTCCACCCTGGCCTCCGAAGACAACAGGCGGATGGCGAGTTGTTCTCTTGCCATCTCGAGGGAAAACACGGCGACGGGAATACCGGCTTCCACTGCCGCATGCCTGGCAATATTAAGGGCAAGGGCGGTTTTTCCCATACTGGGCCGACCGGCGATGATGATCAGGTCAGATTTTTGCAGCCCTGAAGTCAGCTCGTCAACTTTTTCAAAACCGGTGGGAATACCGGTGACAAGTTCTTTTCTCTCAAAAAGTCTCTCGATGGTTTTGAAGCTATCCTTGATCAGGTCTTTGATGGGGAAGAAGGCGGGCCTGATCTTATTTTCAGATATCTCGAAGATGGCATGTTCTGCCTCATCCAGGACATTATCTACATCTGCCCCGGTATCGTAACTCTTGCTCAGGATATCGGTAGCCGTCCCGATGAGCCTGCGCAGAATCGCCTTTTCCTTCACAATTTTTGCGTAGTGGGCTATATTGGCTGCCGATGGGACGTTGTCAACAAGGGAAGCCAGATAGGCCATCCCCCCCACGATATCCAGTTGCTTCTTTTCCTTTAAAATATTACTGAGGGTGATCAGATCACTCGGTTCGCCTTTATCGGCAAGTTCAAGGATGGCAGCAAATATCCTGCGATGGGATTCACTGTAGAAATCACTGCTATTTACTACTTCCAGGACAGTGTTCAAACTCTGGTTTTCCAGGAGGATTCCCCCGAGAATGGACTGTTCAGCCTCGATATTCTGGGGGGGCACCCTGTGTAAAGAGGTATCAATGTCTTTCATCTATTCCTCGGCTTCACCTACAACCGTGATCTTAACCTCCGCTGTAATACCGGAATCTAATTTAATCCTCACAGGAAATTCGCCGAGAGACCTGATCGGTTCCCTGAGAATGATGTTTTTTCTGTCAATCTCTATGCCCTGTTTGCGGAGTGATTCTTCAATGTCTTTTGTATTGACTGAACCAAACAACTTTCCCTGTTCCCCAATGCGCCGCGAGATGGTGCAGGCCTTAAGCCCGGAAAATTTTTCCGCCAGCACCTCGGCTTTCTTCCTTCTCGTTTCAGCCCTTTGCAGGATAAGTTTTTTCTCATGCTCTAAGGCCTTGAGATTTTTACTACTCTCCTCTATGGCAAGCCCCCTGGGGATCAGGAAATTCCTTGCGTAGCCATCGGCTACATTCAATGCAGCTCCCGCTTTCCCCAGAGATTCCACGTCTTCCTTCAAAATAACCCTCATACAAATCCCCCTTTCCAGAAGGCACTGAGGCACAAAGGCACAAAGTTTACCCATCACCTATTTTTGCTCAAACTGCTAAGCATGCGATCAGCAATATTGCTGGAAATAAAACAACAACGTCTCATTTGAGAAACCAAGCTATATATTTCCTTTGTGCCTCAGTGCCTCAGTGCCTTTGTGCCTGCCCCAGAGGCTTCAACCCTCGGAGACAACAAAAGGCAGAAGTGCGATCGTCCTCGCCCTTTTTATGGCCAGTGTCAGCACCCTTTGATGTTTAGCGCAACTTCCAGTAATTCTCCTCGGCATGATCTTACCCCTCTCAGTGAGAAGGTCTCTCAAGATGAGGGGATTTTTGTAATCTATTTTCAGGTTTGAGTCCGTACAAAATTTACAATACTTCCTTTTCGAAAAGAACCTCTTCTGAGGTTTTGAGGCTTTTCTACCTTTTATCGGTAATGCCATCTCTTATTCACTCCCCCCTTTATCCTCTTCTTTTTCTGTACCCCCTCCTGACAGGGCAGATTCTTCACCCCCTCCGTTCGTTTTAGTTTCTGTAACCGTCTCCTCCAGCTTACCAGTTTCGGTTGCGGTGGTTTTTATCTCAGACGGGAGGGAGACTTCTTCCTCCTTTACCTTCTTACCGGCAGCGGCTATCTCATTTTCAATCTTCTGAAGATCAACTTTATCTTCTTTTTTCACCGTGATGAATTTCAAGATCCTGTCGTCAATCTTGAAATTTCTTTCCAACTCAGTAACGACAGCACTAACACCCACGAAATCAATAAAAATGTAATACCCCTTTGCTTGTTTTTTGATCACGTAGGCAAGTTTTCGCTGGCCCCATCTCTCGATTTTAACCACAATACCCTTCATGTCTGTGATGATCGTCCTGTATCGTTCAATCACCCCCACAATTTCATCGTCGGGTAGATCAACCTGGACAATAAATATAGTTTCGTATCTCCTCAAGTTTTTACCTCCTTCTGGCTCTAAAGTTCGAATACTCTAAGATTCGAACAAGGAGTCCTGTAGTGCAAATTTTCCTTTTCTCCCGCAAGTTTTCCTGATCCCTGACCCCTATTTAGCCTTGTGCTTTTCAGCCGGTGCCGGGTTAATATAACCGGTAAGGAGGGTCTTGGGCACAAACTCCTCCAGTTCTTCAACCCGGAACATGCCATTCTCGACAGACTTATAGATGGCCAGCGTTTCTACCGGCTCACAGTAAATGGCAATTCTGCCCTTTTCCACATGGAACACCCGCCCGTTGATATTGGTCGCTGCTTCGCTGACTAAGTAAACCACCATGGGGGGAACATATTCCGGCCCTGGCATGGCCATGAAGGAATCATAAAAAGCTTTGGTAATCAGGCCACTTTCCAATCTCTTTGTCATACCGGCCTTTACCTCTTCGGTCATGGTCATCCTGGTAGCGGCAATGGGGGCAATACAGTTGGCAGTAACACCGTAGCGGCCCATTTCCCGGGCAATCGCCCTGGTCAGGCTCACGATGCCGCCTTTAGCAGCTCCGTAATTACACTGTCCAACCGTACCCCGCCAGGCATCAGATGTCAAGTTCACTATTCTGCCGAAGCCCTGTTCTCTCATTTTCACACAGGCGTGACGACAGAGATTAAAGGTGCCTTTTAAGTGTACGGCAATTACTAAATCCCAATCTTCCTCGGTCATATTCCAGATCATACGTTCTCTCAAGACACCAGCGCAATTAATGACAATATCCACCCGACCGAAGTTCTGTACGCAACTCTTGATTATCTCTTCGGCAACCTTAAAATCGGTTACGGAACTGTAATTCGCCACGGCGGCGCCACCTTTGGCCTTGATCTCGGAAACTACCTTATCCGCTGGGGCAAGGTCCGTGCCACTTCCGTCCCTGGCCACCCCCGGATCAACAATCACTACGCTGGCGCCTTCTGCCGCCAAAGCCAGCGATATTTCCCGACCAATTCCCCCACCGGCGCCGGTAACCACGGCTGCCCTACCTTTTAGTCTTTCACCCATTTTTACAACCTCCCTTTCTTACGTCATACGTCTTCCGTCTTATGTCTTATGTCT
This genomic window from Syntrophales bacterium contains:
- the rpoH gene encoding RNA polymerase sigma factor RpoH, with product MKLPAITSSLELYIAEINRFTILKADEEFQLAVRFRKYNDMEAAEKLVVSNLRFVVKIAHEYRNYGVKLADLIQEGNIGLMRGVKKFDPYKGYRLLSYAVWWIRAYIQNFIIRSWSLVKIGTTQTQRKLFFKLGEAKKKLEALSQKLPEFREIAESLGVKEDEVKEMDLRLTHRDLSLDAPIDSEDESRTIIGCLPYGGEDQETMLIKKEHGDLVKRNIAGALAKLNEREGYIIRNRVMADNPETLQEIGNRYNITRERARQIEKQALKKLRLAIPHLGGEPELLEA
- the rpsR gene encoding 30S ribosomal protein S18 — encoded protein: MALPIKGRKASKPQKRFFSKRKYCKFCTDSNLKIDYKNPLILRDLLTERGKIMPRRITGSCAKHQRVLTLAIKRARTIALLPFVVSEG
- the rpsF gene encoding 30S ribosomal protein S6 — protein: MRRYETIFIVQVDLPDDEIVGVIERYRTIITDMKGIVVKIERWGQRKLAYVIKKQAKGYYIFIDFVGVSAVVTELERNFKIDDRILKFITVKKEDKVDLQKIENEIAAAGKKVKEEEVSLPSEIKTTATETGKLEETVTETKTNGGGEESALSGGGTEKEEDKGGSE
- a CDS encoding enoyl-CoA hydratase — translated: MKDLENIILEKKAGIAKLILNRPDAMNALDEKTYEELWIATEDVRTDNDVRVVIITGAGRAFCTGLDLKYGGKILGMNQTELRAIMSKIQETFMLERIEKPVVAAVNGYALGNGCDLALACDFRIAGEEARFGMTYTKLGLIPDVGGTYRLARLVGVSKAKELIFTGDMIDAREAEKIGLVDKVVAAGELESAMMEFAKKLAKCAPIAIGIAKKAINKALDTNLREALENELQGQILCFQTEDVKEGVKARIEKREPMFKGK
- a CDS encoding HAD hydrolase family protein, coding for MLEIDIPGFGPVVLEHLVSDFTGTLSVGGRLLPAVKEHLNRIAEFLKVHILTADTFGMARAELKEVNCIIRILSGDDHDIQKEEYIGRLGTEHVVTFGNGKNDRRMLKAARIGIAVSEGEGCAVDALMASDIHVRSALDGLNLLLNPKRCKATLRF
- the dnaB gene encoding replicative DNA helicase produces the protein MKDIDTSLHRVPPQNIEAEQSILGGILLENQSLNTVLEVVNSSDFYSESHRRIFAAILELADKGEPSDLITLSNILKEKKQLDIVGGMAYLASLVDNVPSAANIAHYAKIVKEKAILRRLIGTATDILSKSYDTGADVDNVLDEAEHAIFEISENKIRPAFFPIKDLIKDSFKTIERLFERKELVTGIPTGFEKVDELTSGLQKSDLIIIAGRPSMGKTALALNIARHAAVEAGIPVAVFSLEMAREQLAIRLLSSEARVDSLRIRRGFLGETDWPKLTTAAGRLSEAPVFIDDTPAMMVLEMKAKARRLTAEAGLGLIILDYLQLMRSGTNKDSREQEISEISRSLKALAKELNVPVVAISQLNRRVEDRPNRRPQMADLRESGAIEQDADLIAFIYRDEVYNRSEDNPEKGMAEIIIGKQRNGPTGVVKLAFLEKYTRFENLALSGETS
- a CDS encoding SDR family oxidoreductase, with amino-acid sequence MGERLKGRAAVVTGAGGGIGREISLALAAEGASVVIVDPGVARDGSGTDLAPADKVVSEIKAKGGAAVANYSSVTDFKVAEEIIKSCVQNFGRVDIVINCAGVLRERMIWNMTEEDWDLVIAVHLKGTFNLCRHACVKMREQGFGRIVNLTSDAWRGTVGQCNYGAAKGGIVSLTRAIAREMGRYGVTANCIAPIAATRMTMTEEVKAGMTKRLESGLITKAFYDSFMAMPGPEYVPPMVVYLVSEAATNINGRVFHVEKGRIAIYCEPVETLAIYKSVENGMFRVEELEEFVPKTLLTGYINPAPAEKHKAK
- the rplI gene encoding 50S ribosomal protein L9 — translated: MRVILKEDVESLGKAGAALNVADGYARNFLIPRGLAIEESSKNLKALEHEKKLILQRAETRRKKAEVLAEKFSGLKACTISRRIGEQGKLFGSVNTKDIEESLRKQGIEIDRKNIILREPIRSLGEFPVRIKLDSGITAEVKITVVGEAEE